In Aquila chrysaetos chrysaetos chromosome 2, bAquChr1.4, whole genome shotgun sequence, the following are encoded in one genomic region:
- the GPR6 gene encoding G-protein coupled receptor 6, producing MRSPPPPRSLPAAAAAAAAAAAPAHRLCPRTAAAAMEAAAVLNESGAAAPPPAARGGNASLELSSRTPAPAALNPWDVMLCVSGTAIACENALVVAIICYSPALRTPMFVLVGSLATADLLAGLGLILNFVFQYVIRSETVSLLTVGFLVASFAASVSSLLAITVDRYLSLYNALTYYSERTVLCIHTMLAGAWGVSLCLGLLPVLGWNCLRDRAACSVVRPLTKSNVTLLSASFFLVFLIMLHLYVEICKIVCRHAHQIALQQHFLTASHYVATKKGVSTLAIILGTFGASWLPFAIYCVVGDPDYPSVYTYATLLPATYNSMINPIIYAYRNQEIQRSMWVLFCGCFQAKVPFRSRSPSDV from the exons AtgcgctccccgccgccgccccgcagcctccccgccgccgccgccgccgccgccgccgcagccgccccCGCTCACCGCCTCTGTCCCCGCACGGCCGCGGCGGCGATGGAGGCAGCGGCGGTTCTGAACGAGAGCGGagcggcagccccccccccggctgccc gcggcggcaacGCCTCGCTGGAACTGTCGTCGCGGacccccgcgcccgccgccctcAACCCTTGGGACGTGATGCTGTGCGTCTCCGGCACCGCCATCGCCTGCGAGAACGCCCTGGTGGTGGCCATCATCTGCTACTCGCCCGCCCTGCGCACCCCCATGTTCGTGCTGGTGGGCAGCCTGGCCACGGCTGACCTGCTGGCCGGCCTCGGCCTCATCCTCAACTTCGTTTTCCAGTACGTGATCCGCTCGGAGACGGTCAGCCTGCTGACGGTGGGCTTCCTCGTCGCCTCCTTCGCCGCCTCGGTGAGCAGCTTGCTGGCCATCACGGTGGATCGCTACCTCTCCCTCTACAACGCCCTCACCTACTACTCGGAGAGGACGGTGCTCTGCATCCACACCATGCTGGCGGGCGCCTGGGGGGTCTCcctctgcctggggctgctgcccgTCCTGGGCTGGAACTGCCTCCGCGACCGCGCCGCCTGCAGCGTCGTCAGACCCTTGACCAAGAGCAACGTGACGCTGCTGTCCGCCTCTTTCTTCCTCGTTTTCCTCATCATGCTCCATCTCTACGTCGAGATCTGCAAGATCGTCTGCAGGCATGCCCACCAGATAGCCCTCCAGCAGCACTTTCTGACTGCTTCGCACTACGTCGCCACCAAAAAGGGAGTCTCTACCCTCGCTATAATCCTCGGGACTTTCGGAGCCAGCTGGCTGCCTTTTGCCATCTACTGTGTAGTGGGGGATCCCGACTACCCTTCCGTGTACACGTACGCCACGCTTCTACCCGCCACCTACAACTCCATGATCAACCCCATCATTTACGCCTACAGAAACCAGGAAATCCAGAGGTCCATGTGGGTGCTCTTCTGCGGCTGCTTTCAGGCTAAAGTGCCCTTTCGCTCCCGGTCCCCCAGCGATGTCTGA